The sequence TACAAAGTTTAAATGGGGAACTGTGTAAGAAGTGGTTAAAGGAGCAGTTAAGTTAAACTTCCCAGAGTCCATTGAGTCATGTTCCCATGTCTGTAATTGTTGTCAATGGGTATAACTCAGTTGATTGTGTATTCCTATTTTTACAGTATACCCATTGTTAGTTGGCAAAACAAGAGAGTTGGATTGCCTGATTATTTTGAGCCTAGACTTGGGCCTTTAGTTGCTTCTAAGCTTGAAATTTTTTCAGCTTCAATGTTTGGCAAAGccaaatccatttttttcttagcaaGTATATTAAAATCCTTCACCAAGTAATTTGGATTTGAATGAGGAATAAGAAGAAggtcttctttatttcctttagattTGAACTTTACCACTACTGTTTTACTTAATATACCAGTAGCcttaaaaataccaaatatcacttttttccaattttataaaactaaatctAGGgctatataaataacatttatttaaatgatatgcataatacaaatataaatatttctatatgtaaacaaatatttcCATTAGTGACATAAATTTTGCTTTTACTGTTCTCTTTTTACTGTCTTTACCATCTTCTCATCCTACCTTCACCTTCTCTATGTTAAAACTAGATACTGCATTTTTATTCAGACATTTAAAGTTTATAtacaaaatactttataattctttaaattttataatacttCAGCTCTGCAATTATTTTTTGATGGCATAAAAACTACTCTCATATTACATAAGCTGTATTTTGGGGTTGCAGAGCTCCTTTTTATCTTTAGTGGTTACTTTTAATGATttggctttttatatttattttttaatatccataCAGTGTGTGGGTTTCAACAGACCATGATGAAATTGAGAATGTGGCCAAACAATTTGGTGCCCAAGTTCATCGAAGAAGTTCTGAAGTTTCAAAAGACAGTTCTACCTCACTAGATGCCATCATAGAATTTCTTAATTATCATAATGGTATGAATTTGATAGTTTATTCAAGATGTTATGTAATTTCTAACTTGCTAATTGTTTCATAAGACTTGTTTTCACATTTGAATTTAAGATCTTTTATTTCTCGCAAAGAACTTTgatgttcttttcatttgttttgtctttttaagaggTTGACATTGTGGGAAATATTCAAGCAACTTCTCCGTGTTTACATCCCACTGACCTTCAAAAAGTTGCAGAAATGATTCGAGAAGAAGGATAcgattctgttttctctgttgtgCGACGCCATCAGTTTCGATGGAGTGAAATTCAGAAAGGAGGTAATCTGTCATATCAgtctttattttagcttttatggAGAATCAGCTTTTTCATAGGTAAATAATCCTTAGGCAGGAGGGGAGCAGTAAAAGAGACCACGTGATTCTTAACTGTAATAGGCAATGACATTTATAATCAGTTCTAAGTCTTGTGATTATTGAAACAAGACAGACCAAATTCTTTGctttaactttttataaatggACGTTTTAACAGTATTTGCCTTTTGAGGCAGGCAggcatgtcatttttttctagatgtgAAATAATTCTTTGTCCTAGACTTGCTTGGTAAATTCCTAAATTATATTAGAATCATGGGAATAGAAATCAACCAAAAAGTTCTGGAGGACCTTAAGAATGAATTGTAGAATTACTTCTCAAAATATGTAACTCCTGTATAAGAAGAATTCCATAGTATTTAGCTGGAGCCAGATTTCTAGCTAGATAAACTAGTAAAATATGCAATAAAGAATAGGATGAACAACAAATAGGGAAGTGTTGGAACATGCGTAAGGAAAGGCAGTGTGATTTCTGTTAGGTGCCCTGACATTTGTTGAATATAGGAAAGCTGGCCTAATTGTCTCTAACATGTGTAATTTAAAGGAGATAGTAAGGAAGATGCAGTGAAACTGGAGACAGTGCAAAAACAGAGCAATCAAGAGGATAAAGAAGGACTGAAAATAAGACTCTTCTATCTCAACATATGAATGTTATCCAAACCAATAAAATGTACCAGTAAATATACTTACTGATTGACTTCATTCAGTATATGTTTATTGAGTATCTTCTCTGTGCCAGGTTCTATGTTAAGTTATATGTATAAAACTTTGAACTTATTTACCAAATCTCATAaattcttacttctttttttaaaaaatgtttttctttatttattttgaggttggggaggggtagagagagaatcccaagcaggttccacaccatcagcacaaagcccaatgcagggctcgatctcacaaaatgtgagatcatgacctgaaccaaaatcaagagtcggatgcttaactgactgagccacccaggtggcccagaagTTCTTATTTCTGAGGAAATAATTTCTAGGAAGAATCTATTAAAGctttaaaacaagtttttgaaGCAAATCAAGGAAGCCCAATGTTAAACTGAATATTGAGATTCATATGCTATATGATTAAAGAAGTTCAAGAAATATGTACATTAAATAGATGACAAAGCCatataaaatatatccataagtatttttaagaaaattagaaatgtttgaataaatatcttttaacaCTGAGACGTGAATGTTAGGGATAAGAGCTTTGTCTTTGTCATATATTTTCCTAGAACCACTGTAAAACAGAATGCTATTAAGAACAAGGATTCTAATCTAGAATGGTATTTCTTATGATTCTGTTCTTATGTTCCTTGTTTATTAAATCACTACTACTAAACATGCTCCTGGATtaatcaatatttgaaaaatcctTCTATTTCATATTGTATAactttttgtaatcttttttgttgttatcatGCTAGAACCTTACCATCTAATATAGTAGCCTCTCGTGCTGTCAGCACTTGAGTGTGGTTAGTCCAAATTGAGATATGcattaagtgtaaaatacatactAGATTTCTAGGATTAGTATGAAAGAAGCATATGCAACATCTCATTAATAATTcttatattaattacatgttaaaaaacattttagatacATAGGGCTAAATTAAATATACTATTACAGTTAATTTCACTTgcttctttttactctttttaaactGTAgccattagaaaatttaaaattatatatgcgGCTCACACTATATTTCTATTCAACATCACTCTTCTAGAGATTACACTTtgtaccctcagtttgttatagCCTGCCTGAATTTGTATTttcacaaataattaaaaaccttACAAAAGTAAATTTCTATTTAGCCCCTGCTGTTTTGTACTATTATTGTTACATATAATTCTCTATATATTATAACTGCACAATACATTgtggttgtatttattttaagcaattaatggtattttaaaaattattttaaaattatcatttatcTCCACCtgcatatttatctttctctgttattcttcatttctttctacttATCTCTGCTTCTATCTTACAGTGTGTACCTGTTAGTAACAacttctttcagcttttgtttgttgaaAGATGTCTATAATTCATCCTTATGTTGAAAGGGTACTTTCattgaatataaaattttgatTTACCTTTTTCCCTTCAGCATTTTAAGATTGCACTTGTAAGATGTTATCCTTTTGAAGATGCATCTTTAAcgtttcatttcattatttcctaCCATCCATTGTTTCTTTTAAGATATCAGCTGTTTTTCTGATCATTGTTTCTCTAAatataatgtcttttttccctttcccctgcttttaagattttttctgtatcttaattTTTCAGAGTTGACTCCCAATTTGTATtgctgtggggtgtgtgtgtgtgtgtgtgtgtgtgtgtgtgtgtgtgtgtgtttatcctgTTTAGAATTCTTTAACCTTCTCATGTTTATAGGTTGATATCTGTCATCAGTTTGCAAAAATTCTGCACCATTATCTCTCCAAATATGTCTTCTgccacattttctctctcctttctttctgggacccagatttaagtgtattttaaacaattttaagcCTGTCTCTCACAGTCTGTTCTGTATcgtttgttgattttctctctgtgcttcatgtTAAGTAATTTATGTTGACATATTTGAGTTCATTGATCATTTCTTCTGACTTATGTAGTACACTGTAAATCCTGTCCAGTGAATTATTTCAGATATATGTTTATAGAATGTACATTGGAGTTATTTTTTAGAGATTACATTCTCAGTTGaaattctccatctttttttgtttttcaatctttTCCTCTAATACCGTTaacatatttatgatatttatttgaaaattctcaATTGCAGGTTCCAACATCTGAGTCATTTATAGTTCTGTTTCTACAACTGTTTTTCTCTAATTATGGCTAATGTATTTGTGCCTCTTCATCATGACTCAAATTTTGTTATATGCCTGACATAGAGACTagagtacagttgacccttgagcaacacaaGTTTGAattgcacaggtccacttatacacagatattttccaataaatacagtacagtactgtaaatgtattttcttttccttatgagtttcttaatagcattttcttttctctagcttattttaacAGTACAATACATAAGCAGAATATGGGTTAATTGACTCTTTATGTTATTGGTACAGCTTCTGGTAAACAGTAAGCTCTTAGAGCTAAGTTTTGGGAGAAtcaaaagttgtatgtggattttcaatCATGTGGGGGATtggtgccccagccccagcattgttcaaaggtcaactgaatatattattttcctcCAAAAGGACACACCCTTTCTTCTATCAGGCAGATGGAATATGGAGCTAGCCACTTTGATCCAGTTAGGAGTTGTGCTGGATTCAACCTTTAATTTCCCTTTACCTCTTAGTGCAGGTATCTTGCCAGGAGATAGATCTTGTATGTATTGCTAGTAATAACCCCATGCTAACAGGACCTTAGGATCTAAGCACCACAAAACCTCTAAGCCCAGCCTTGCAACCCATCCCTAGCTTCTTGTGCTGCAGTACACTCAGCAGAAGTCCTGTAGGGGAGTAATTGGGTAGGAAGAACCAGCTCTGTGTTTGGGATCCTACAGAAGACAATCTATGATTCTAGTCCAAAGGGCCATGACAAACCTCTGGGTTCTCCTTACCCCAGTAGAGCTCCTCTGCTTATGCCAAGCTTGATCTTTCTCACTTCTTCAGAGTCCGCAAACATCCCTAGGGAGAAAACAGCCACTGATCCTTGTTCACTTAAGAAAGACTTGCCCCTCTCATTGCTTTTCTTCAGACTGCCACTTGAATTCTCTAGTCTGTTTATTGCCTGTCTCCACCACCAGACTGCACACtccaagagaggagagggagccatATTCATTGCTATTTATACGCTGCCTATAAAACTATACTATATGTAGCTAGCTATCCAATGTATATTTGCTGAATACTTTTCATAGATTATATCAAACACTGATGGGGTAGAATTGAACAGAGGATGGTTTAGTTAAGGAAGTAAGTGGAAGTTGTTTCTAAAAGCCGTTACACAGATAATGACAGCCAAAAGTAAAGAAAGATTCTGAGGAATCGCCAGCATTAAACTCACAATCATGATGCATATCATTACACATCCATAAACACAGTTTTgggaaaaatacagtgaaaaagcaAGAGGATCCCTATTTCCCAGTACTGAGGGCTCCATCTGTAACATCATGTTATAATCACTGCTGTTGATATTGCTGAGCCTTCATTACCAAGGATAAGAATAagtaaatagtatttattattatgtttagtATAGTTTTTAACTCTGGTAAGAGTaatatacaaacatttttatCAACATAAAAGTATTAATAATTTAATGAGGAAATCTTCAGTTTTCTATAATAATTCTATGAAAGTAATTTCTCAACCAcattatataaacacatacattgtATTTCTATAGAAGCAAATAATGAGAAATAGATTAAAGCACTCCTATATTAAATAAGGATATTTTGTGGCAAGTTCAGCCCTTTTGAAGCTACCTTAAGGTTGCCTTGATGTCCTCCCagaatattatattagttttttttttcttaaatctttatttatttaattttgagagagagggagagagaaaatcccaaatagactctgtgctgtgagtgcagagcctgatgcagggctcgaactcaggaactgtgagatcatgacctgagccaaaaccacgagtcagatgcttaactgagccacctgggtgccccccagaaaattttatttgtgtaaatGCCTTAAAACCTCAATTATTCAGagttcatttataaaatactttatttttctatgattaGATAATAAGTAGTATaaagtaattataattattacGTATTGCTTAATAATTATCAAATATAATTAGCAAAGATAAATCATCAGCATTATTAGagattttgttcctttaaaaaatctatttagcTATTTatcaagatagaaaaatattttacattttcaggttttttttttaattactaaatgaATATTCAGTATTCAAAGGAATGTAGACTTACTATAGCTTTTTGCTTTTAGTTCGTGAAGTGACTGAGCCTCTGAATTTGAATCCAGCTAAACGACCTCGTCGACAAGACTGGGATGGAGAATTATATGAAAATGgctcattttattttgctaaaagACATTTGATAGAGATGGGTTATTTACAGGtttgtgtcttcattttgcaaagatcttttaaatcattttgtatGTATACCTCCTCAGTTCTAAGGAAGAATTACGGCACAGTTCATAAAGAAAAGTATCAATCCCCAGAGGAAAGGATATAACCGATAAGATTTATCTGAGGCATTTATCCTGTAGGTTTACGCTAAAGTAATCTTTGGAGTCCATTCAGTAGATATGCAAGGAACTCTGCTACAACTGAGAAATGAATCAAATATTAAATGTTGTATATGTGTCCCAACttccattttattccattcaAACTCTGTTTTTAATCCATGGTTTGGTTACTGTCACATTGGTTGTACAGTTGAATAAAAATCTATTGCtttcaaaaagagacaaaacaaaaaatatattagatatgGAAGTGCACCAACCTGGGTGTCAGGAAAGCCAGATTATAGTTCTCTCTTTAACTGTGTGGCTTTGAGTGTACATTTTAATCTGTTCTGAGTCTCATtgctctcattttaaaataaagggctGGGAACGTCTCTCATATCTTTAGAGCCTACATGGTTACATCATATACCATTTGTTCCTTTTAGTTAATAGCAGTTATTTAttcagcacttactgtgtgccaaggaCTATACCAAACACTTTATATAGGTTATCTCATGTAATCTCCATAGCACTGGAATAGAGTAGACATTCCTGCCCAGTTTTACAGAGGAGGGACTGGCTGCTTGGAAAAGGAAGTACTTGGCTCAGGGCATAAATAGGTAGTAAGTGGTACTATTGGGATTTGGATTCAGGTCCTTATGTTACTCaaaatcagcatttaaaaaaccCTCTACTCTCTGTAGTAAAAATTCCAATGTGACTCATGCTCTGAggtaaaagtatttttaacagtCTCCTGGCAGTATCTAAGCAAACTGTAGACTGTTTAGTTAAGTTTGAGTACTCAGGAAAATTAGGTTTGACACAGGTAGATATCACCCTTTCCAAACTCTTTGCTAAGGGGACTGTGTTTTGACCCTTTCCTAAAAGGTAGAGAACAATGAAGTGTCTCATCATCATAAGATTTATGAAGAGACTGagaattctaaaaaatgaaatttcccgGTAATTGATTTTGACATTCAAATTATCACAGTCATAGGAAAGGCCTCCCTCCTTGCCCCCAGATCCCAGAATTAGGAAACTGTCCCTCCCTTTGCCCACGTGTGATCCAGACAGTTATTGTCTACCCTCCCTGTAGTTCAGGGATCTAAGACAATTCTGTACAATAGATACTACAGTTCTTTTTCCTCCATTGTCTTGCCACTCAGTTGCAAATTGGAACATAAGTTCTGAGAACATTTATGCTGCTTTTGGATGATGACCGGAGAGACTGTCAGAAAAACGGGATACAGTTAGGGGGTTTCTAGAAAATTCCTCATGGTCAGAATATTGGAAGATGGGTAtttctgctttattcagtcttaaaatagaaatctacttaaagaaaaatgggaagcTTGCACTGTGTACATAGAATTTGAACAATATTATAGTGTATAGTTTGAATATATAGGAAACAAAAAGCTTTTCCCTGAGAACAGTTATTTATTGTAAGTCACTGAtttcactgggtttttttttgtcagtATCATAGAAATGAATTCATTGTTCTAATTAGAAGAAACTTTCTGATATGGTGAACGAATGTTAAAAACAGTACTCATGGCATTTATACTATCTTTAGGGTGGAAAAATGGCATACTACGAAATGCGAGCTGAGCACAGTGTGGACATAGATGTGGATATTGACTGGCCTATTGCAGAACAGAGAGTATTAAGGTAAAAACAAGACTTGCATAGCCTTTGCACTGGACCCTGACATATTTTTAGTAGATACGTTGAGTTGTGCTTCTAGACATTAATTTCTGGTACTCCAGACATTTTAGGATCTTTGCAATTAGTTTGCTCATGTGAGGAAGACCTACACGTAAAGTATACTTATAGTTGGCTTATTCAGTAACTTGAGAAACACATGGTCTGGTTAGACCACTGTACTCAAAGTTCTTGCACTAGAAGCTGAAGTGTACATGTGAAGGGTAATGTTTGAATGAATGGGAATGGTTACTACGTTTACTGGTATTAGCCAGTTGAGAGGGAGTAATTAGTATTGTACTTGTACTCAGAGGtctattttggtttcttttagatATGGCTATTTTGGCAAAGAGAAGCTTAAGGAGATAAAACTTTTGGTTTGCAATATTGATGGATGTCTCACCAATGGCCACATTTATGTATCAGGagaccaaaaagaaataatatcttaTGATGTAAAAGATGCTATTGGGATAAGTTTATTAAAGAAAAGTGGTATTGAGGTATGTGCTCCCTGAATATAGTGATGTTTTTTAAGATGATGATTCAGGGTCAAAGAACGTGTGAGGGAAAtaagagatttaaatttttaatattatctattaaaatatctgaaatttagCCTTCACATGACTAGAAAATTATCATACTTTTAgatgaataaaattagaaatttgtcaatcaacaaataatatttcttatttattcagtaagtataaacatattatttttaaataggagcTATCTAGTAATTCCCATAGGATctttcactaaaaaaaatttcagaaaaagtaagttatcagcattaaaaaaaaaagcaaatatcttGTGGATTTTTAAGATGTAACCTATTCTTATGATTGATAAatttgaattcaaaataatttaatatttagtatatttGTAAAAACGAAAGCTAAAATAGTTTCTAGTAAGATTTACTAGAAATCTTTCATATGTGTTCCTAAGCAGCACAAGAGACAAGTTATAGACTTTCCTCTGGGTAAATCGAATTATAGGAGAATCTTAAATTAGTGTCAGACAATgtatgttatatttttttaaccaacaGATAGGATCCTTTCCACTGTAAACAGTGTCTTTATTAGACTATTAGAAATACAATGTTGTAAagattcatcattttaaaatatctattgatTTTACTTAATTGGTCTTTCAGGAGACTACTCATTTGTGACTTATATTATTTACCTGgtgttattttattatgaaatagttgatttcttttttttctcattttgccctcctttctctctttcttttttcttttaaggtgagGTTAATCTCAGAAAGGGCCTGTTCAAAGCAGACACTCTCTTCCTTAAAACTGGATTGCAAAATGGAAGTCAATGTACCAGACAAGCTAGCAGTTctggatgaatggagaaaagaaatgggactGTGCTGGAAAGAAGTGGCGTATCTTGGTTGGTGTCTTATATTCAGCCATAATAAAGTGGGCTAggggtttgttttttgggttttttttttttttttttttttagaaatagagaaataatggggcgcctgggtggctcagtcggttaagcgtccgacctcggctcaggtcatgatctcacggtccgtgagttcgagccccgcgtcgggctctgtgctgacagctcagagcctggagcctgcttccgattctgtgtctccctctctctctgaccctcccccattcatgctctgtctctctctgtctcaaaaataaataaacattaaaaaaaatttttttaattgggaacaATCTTTCTAGAGGTTTGTTTGATAGTATATATCAAGTGTATCCTAGTAGAATGATTACTAGCAcatgctttggagtcagaccacACTGCTGACTAGTCAGTTTTGGTAAAGTAAGCCTTAACTTCCTCACCTGCAAACTGGAAATGCCAAGAGTACCTATGTCATAGATCTATTATTGTAAGAACCAATGAGATAATCTGGGCAAAGTACTTATCGGATTCCTAACATATAGGAATATGAGATACCTATCCTATCCTAACATATAGAATACCATGGATaagttttgctcttttaaaatatatctactgTTAACCCTTAAATTCCAAATCTAGGAAGGAAATTGGACAAATGTGCCAatagtggaggaaaaaaaaacccacttaaatACCCTGCAAAAAATAGAATATGCACAAAATGGAATAGTGCATAATGCAAATGGATATGATGAGATATCACAAGATTTTCACTTCGGCATTTATTAAATATACCATGTGCAGGCTTGATTGGTTGCTGGGACTTACTGCTTACAGAGCATGCAGTCAAATGTCTAATTTTAGATATTACTGATGACaagttattaaaatacatataacataagccatgtaagaaataaatatttacaagggTAATATGGGCCTctaaagaagaaacacagaaatgcTGTGGGAGCATGTTATCTGAGGACTTCAGGAATGGCCTTTGAAGCACATGTGACAATTCAGTGGAGAAGAATACTACAGAATCCTTGATAGAAAATGATCCAGTTTTtgtaagaagaaaacaattttagtGGAACGTATAACAGATTCTAGATATACTTATTATCTGCATGACCTTAAGTGAGcttctctaagccttggttttcctatttatactatatagtatataatataaacaCAAATCAAACTTTATAAGGCCATTGGgaagaaaattgaagataatATAGAATGCCTATTATAGTACCTGCAGATAGTAATAACAGTGTGTATCATTTATGTGAGTAAATTGTGGAATTATATATGTGATAATATAGTGATTATCCATAAATACTGGTAAGTAGGATGATACTGATTTGttttatgcctttattttaaaaaaatgttactaccAAGAAAATGCATTACttatgtaacattaaaaaaaaaactataaaaaacagaggttagaaaacaagaaaacagagaatggactccaaattttaattttaaaatcactattttaggggcgcctgggtggcgcagtcggttaagcgtccgacttcagccaggtcacgatctcgcggtccgtgagttcgagccctgcgtcaggctctgggctgatggctcagagcctggagcctgtttcctattctgtgtctccctctctctctgcccctcccccgttcatgctctgtctctctctgtccccaaaaaaataaataaaacgttgaaaaaaaaaatttttttaaatcactattttaaatattagtgatttaaaatcactattttaaatCACTATTTTAAAAGCACTATTTTGTATCGGTCACATAAATGTATAGAAACATATTCCTTAAAAATATCAACACTTATGtaagtaaattttaataaatacatcttTGTTTGAAGGGTTACACTATGCAAAGAAATGCTAACTTTAATTTTCATCAtctttcagtgaaaaaaattcagatttcaacatatttaataacttttaaaatttcagtagaTAAATGTGGAACAGATTTAAAACAAGTAAACTCTTTTTTAACCAGCATTTTATTAGTGTAGTTGGATGTAGTAATAATTATACTCAGAATGGTGAATCTAACGTACTGGGAGCCTGTGAAATTCATCCTGTCAAtacaaaagaaagggagagagaagagcaggcAGGTTGAGAAAGGATGTAGTTTTGTCAGTGTGATGGTAATTCTTCAACAAATGAGTGATGTACaggggtaactgggtggctcagtcagttaagtgtccgacttaggctcaggtcatgatctgacagtccatgggttcaagccctgcgtcgggctctgtgctgacagctcggagcctggagcctgcctcggattttgtgtctccctctctttctgctcctcccccactcatgttcatctctctgtctcaaaaataaataaacattttttttaatttaaaaaatgagtgatgTACAAATCAGAGGGAACTATTATAGAttaaaagtatgtaaaaataCATATCAACAAAATGCAGTATGTGGACTTTGTTTGGCTTCCGATTGAAACAAATCAACTATAAGAAAATTTGAGACAACTGGGGATATTTGAACACATACCAAGTTACTAGATGATACTAAGGAATTGTTGATATTGTTAGTTTGATGATActgtgtcactttttaaaaatatatacttatctGTTAGA is a genomic window of Acinonyx jubatus isolate Ajub_Pintada_27869175 chromosome B4, VMU_Ajub_asm_v1.0, whole genome shotgun sequence containing:
- the CMAS gene encoding N-acylneuraminate cytidylyltransferase, whose protein sequence is MDSVEKGAATSVSNPRGRPSRGRPPKLQRNSRGGQGRGVEKPPHLAALILARGGSKGIPLKNIKHLAGVPLIGWVLRAALDSGVFQSVWVSTDHDEIENVAKQFGAQVHRRSSEVSKDSSTSLDAIIEFLNYHNEVDIVGNIQATSPCLHPTDLQKVAEMIREEGYDSVFSVVRRHQFRWSEIQKGVREVTEPLNLNPAKRPRRQDWDGELYENGSFYFAKRHLIEMGYLQGGKMAYYEMRAEHSVDIDVDIDWPIAEQRVLRYGYFGKEKLKEIKLLVCNIDGCLTNGHIYVSGDQKEIISYDVKDAIGISLLKKSGIEVRLISERACSKQTLSSLKLDCKMEVNVPDKLAVLDEWRKEMGLCWKEVAYLGNEVSDEECLKKVGLSGVPADACSTAQKAVGYICKCNGGRGALREFAEHIFLLMEKVINSCQK